In one window of Escherichia coli DSM 30083 = JCM 1649 = ATCC 11775 DNA:
- a CDS encoding PRD domain-containing protein, producing MIIEKVMNNNCVQASMNGQEVIISGPGVGYNKKYGMSVPEHPANRIFYVRNEQKNKLYKLIEHVDIEYVFVAEKIVQYAEKNLEKNLNPSLLLILADHISNAISRVVSGIQINNVFLDEIKALYKAEYAISRDALTIINEQFSVQLPDDEIGFIALHILNNYENSVDYESVRIIELSQIITELIEVVYNRKVDRSSFNYSRFMMHLKYFSSRVLCNEKIKQKDIGDIYEQFLEKDILLQRAIHEIERYLYATFKYELILEEKLYLSIRTKVLMD from the coding sequence ATGATCATCGAAAAAGTCATGAACAATAATTGTGTACAGGCATCGATGAATGGACAGGAGGTTATCATTTCTGGGCCTGGCGTCGGTTACAACAAAAAATATGGAATGTCGGTCCCTGAGCATCCGGCTAACCGGATTTTTTATGTCAGAAATGAACAAAAAAACAAACTTTATAAATTGATTGAACATGTAGATATTGAGTATGTGTTTGTTGCCGAAAAAATAGTGCAATATGCGGAGAAAAATCTCGAAAAAAATCTCAATCCATCGCTACTATTGATTCTTGCGGATCACATTTCGAATGCAATATCCCGAGTCGTTTCAGGTATACAAATTAATAATGTTTTCCTTGATGAAATCAAAGCGTTGTACAAAGCAGAGTATGCGATAAGTCGCGATGCATTAACTATCATTAATGAACAATTCAGCGTTCAACTTCCTGATGATGAGATTGGTTTTATAGCATTGCATATTTTAAATAATTATGAAAATTCAGTTGATTATGAATCAGTACGGATTATTGAGTTGTCGCAAATAATCACGGAGCTTATTGAAGTTGTTTATAACAGAAAGGTGGACAGAAGTTCATTTAACTATTCCAGATTTATGATGCACCTTAAATATTTTTCAAGTCGCGTGTTATGCAATGAAAAAATAAAACAGAAAGATATTGGTGATATCTATGAACAGTTTCTTGAAAAGGACATCCTGTTACAGCGCGCAATTCATGAAATTGAACGGTATCTGTATGCCACTTTTAAATATGAATTAATTTTAGAAGAAAAATTATATCTCTCTATTCGTACCAAAGTATTAATGGACTAA
- the recD gene encoding exodeoxyribonuclease V subunit alpha → MKLQKQLLEAVEHKQLRPLDVQFALTVAGDEHPAVTLAAALLSHDAGEGHVCLPLSRLENNEASHPLLATCVSEIGELQNWEECLLASQAVSRGDEPTPMILCGDRLYLNRMWCNERTVARFFNEVNHAIEVDEALLAQTLDKLFPVSDEINWQKVAAAVALTRRISVISGGPGTGKTTTVAKLLAALIQMADGERCRIRLAAPTGKAAARLTESLGKALRQLPLTDEQKKRIPEDASTLHRLLGAQPGSQRLRHHAGNPLHLDVLVVDEASMIDLPMMSRLIDALPDHARVIFLGDRDQLASVEAGAVLGDICAYANAGFTAERAGQLSRLTGSHVPAGTGTEAASLRDSLCLLQKSYRFGSDSGIGQLAAAINRGDKTAVKTVFQQDFTDIEKRLLQSGEDYIAMLEEALAGYGRYLDLLQARAEPDLIIQAFNEYQLLCALREGPFGVAGLNERIEQFMQQKRKIHRHPHSRWYEGRPVMIARNDSALGLFNGDIGIALDRGQGTRVWFAMPDGNIKSVQPSRLPEHETTWAMTVHKSQGSEFDHAALILPSQRTPVVTRELVYTAVTRARRRLSLYADERILSAAIATRTERRSGLAALFSSRG, encoded by the coding sequence ATGAAATTGCAAAAGCAATTACTGGAAGCTGTGGAGCACAAACAGCTACGCCCGCTGGACGTGCAGTTTGCCCTGACCGTGGCGGGAGATGAACATCCTGCCGTCACCCTCGCGGCGGCACTATTAAGTCATGATGCCGGAGAGGGACACGTTTGTTTGCCGCTTTCACGACTGGAAAATAACGAGGCATCGCATCCGCTGTTGGCGACCTGTGTCAGTGAAATCGGTGAACTACAAAATTGGGAAGAATGCTTGCTGGCTTCACAAGCGGTCAGCCGGGGAGATGAACCAACGCCGATGATCCTCTGTGGCGATCGTCTTTATTTGAATCGCATGTGGTGTAACGAGCGCACAGTGGCACGCTTTTTCAACGAAGTGAATCATGCCATTGAGGTTGATGAAGCTCTACTGGCGCAAACCCTGGACAAACTTTTTCCAGTAAGCGATGAAATTAACTGGCAAAAAGTTGCGGCGGCAGTGGCGCTGACGCGGCGGATTTCGGTGATTTCCGGCGGTCCTGGCACCGGTAAAACGACCACCGTAGCGAAGTTGCTGGCAGCCTTAATTCAGATGGCCGACGGCGAACGCTGCCGTATCCGTCTGGCTGCACCAACGGGTAAAGCTGCCGCGCGCTTAACCGAATCTCTCGGCAAGGCTTTGCGACAATTACCGCTGACCGATGAACAAAAGAAACGCATTCCGGAAGATGCCAGCACTTTGCACCGATTGCTGGGTGCGCAGCCGGGTAGCCAGCGTTTACGTCATCATGCCGGTAACCCGCTGCATCTTGATGTGCTGGTGGTAGATGAAGCGTCAATGATCGATCTTCCTATGATGTCGAGACTGATCGACGCCTTGCCCGATCATGCGCGAGTGATCTTTCTCGGCGATCGTGATCAACTGGCCTCGGTTGAGGCTGGGGCTGTGCTGGGCGATATCTGCGCTTATGCCAACGCGGGCTTTACCGCCGAGCGTGCCGGGCAGTTGAGCCGCCTGACGGGAAGCCACGTTCCAGCAGGAACTGGCACAGAAGCGGCATCTTTGCGCGACAGCCTCTGCCTGCTGCAAAAAAGCTATCGTTTCGGCAGCGATTCTGGCATTGGTCAGTTAGCTGCGGCGATTAACCGTGGTGATAAAACGGCAGTGAAAACCGTTTTTCAGCAGGATTTTACTGATATCGAAAAACGACTTTTACAGAGCGGCGAAGATTATATTGCGATGCTTGAGGAAGCTCTTGCGGGTTACGGACGTTATCTGGATCTGCTGCAAGCGCGTGCCGAGCCGGATTTAATCATTCAGGCGTTCAATGAGTACCAGCTTTTGTGCGCCCTGCGGGAAGGGCCGTTTGGCGTGGCTGGACTGAATGAGCGAATTGAGCAGTTTATGCAACAGAAGCGCAAAATTCATCGTCATCCGCACTCTCGTTGGTACGAAGGCCGACCGGTGATGATTGCCCGTAATGACAGCGCGCTTGGGTTGTTTAATGGCGATATTGGTATTGCGCTGGATCGCGGGCAGGGGACGCGCGTCTGGTTTGCGATGCCGGACGGCAATATTAAGTCTGTGCAACCGAGTCGCCTGCCAGAGCACGAAACGACGTGGGCGATGACGGTACATAAATCGCAGGGATCGGAGTTCGACCATGCGGCGTTGATTTTACCGAGTCAACGCACGCCGGTAGTAACGCGAGAGCTGGTTTACACCGCGGTGACCCGCGCGCGTCGCCGTCTGTCGCTGTATGCCGATGAGCGCATATTAAGTGCGGCAATCGCCACTCGTACTGAGCGGCGCAGTGGTCTGGCGGCGTTGTTTAGTTCACGGGGATAA
- the argA gene encoding amino-acid N-acetyltransferase — MVKERKTELVEGFRHSVPYINTHRGKTFVIMLGGEAIEHENFSSIVNDIGLLHSLGIRLVVVYGARPQIDANLAAHHHEPLYHKNIRVTDAKTLELVKQAAGTLQLDITARLSMSLNNTPLQGAHINVVSGNFIIAQPLGVDDGVDYCHSGRIRRIDEDAIHRQLDSGAIVLMGPVAVSVTGESFNLTSEEIATQLAIKLKAEKMIGFCSSQGVTNDDGDIVSELFPNEAQARVEAQEEKGDYNSGTVRFLRGAVKACRSGVRRCHLISYQEDGALLQELFSRDGIGTQIVMESAEQIRRATINDIGGILELIRPLEQQGILVRRSREQLEMEIDKFTIIQRDNTTIACAALYPFPEEKIGEMACVAVHPDYRSSSRGEVLLERIAAQAKQSGLSKLFVLTTRSIHWFQERGFTPVDIDLLPESKKQLYNYQRKSKVLMADLG; from the coding sequence GTGGTAAAGGAACGTAAAACCGAGCTGGTCGAGGGATTCCGCCATTCGGTTCCCTATATCAATACCCACCGGGGAAAAACGTTTGTCATCATGCTCGGCGGTGAAGCCATTGAGCATGAGAATTTCTCCAGTATCGTTAATGATATCGGGTTGTTGCACAGCCTCGGCATCCGTCTGGTGGTGGTCTATGGCGCACGTCCGCAGATCGACGCAAATCTGGCTGCACATCACCACGAACCGCTGTATCACAAGAATATACGTGTGACCGACGCCAAAACACTGGAACTGGTGAAGCAGGCAGCGGGAACATTGCAACTGGATATTACTGCTCGCCTGTCGATGAGTCTCAATAACACACCGCTGCAGGGCGCGCATATCAACGTCGTCAGTGGTAATTTTATTATTGCCCAGCCGCTGGGCGTCGATGACGGCGTGGATTACTGTCATAGCGGGCGTATCCGGCGGATTGATGAAGACGCGATCCATCGTCAACTGGACAGCGGTGCAATAGTGCTAATGGGGCCGGTCGCTGTTTCGGTCACTGGCGAGAGCTTTAATCTGACCTCGGAAGAGATTGCCACTCAACTGGCCATCAAACTGAAAGCTGAAAAAATGATTGGTTTTTGCTCTTCCCAGGGCGTCACTAATGACGACGGTGATATTGTCTCCGAACTTTTCCCTAACGAAGCGCAAGCACGGGTAGAAGCCCAGGAAGAGAAAGGCGATTACAACTCCGGTACGGTGCGCTTTTTGCGTGGCGCAGTGAAAGCCTGCCGCAGCGGCGTGCGTCGCTGTCATTTAATCAGTTATCAGGAAGATGGCGCGCTGTTGCAAGAGTTGTTCTCACGCGACGGTATCGGTACGCAGATTGTGATGGAAAGCGCCGAGCAGATTCGTCGCGCAACAATCAACGATATTGGCGGTATTCTGGAGTTGATTCGCCCGCTGGAGCAACAAGGTATTCTGGTACGCCGTTCTCGCGAGCAGCTGGAGATGGAAATCGACAAATTCACCATTATTCAGCGCGATAACACGACTATTGCCTGCGCCGCGCTCTATCCGTTCCCGGAAGAGAAGATTGGGGAAATGGCCTGTGTGGCAGTTCACCCGGATTACCGCAGTTCATCACGGGGCGAGGTTCTGCTGGAACGCATTGCCGCTCAGGCGAAGCAGAGCGGCTTAAGCAAATTGTTTGTGCTGACCACGCGCAGTATTCACTGGTTCCAGGAACGTGGATTTACCCCAGTGGATATTGATTTACTGCCCGAGAGCAAAAAGCAGTTGTACAACTACCAGCGTAAATCCAAAGTTTTGATGGCGGATTTAGGGTAA
- the recB gene encoding exodeoxyribonuclease V subunit beta — protein sequence MSDVAETLDPLRLPLQGERLIEASAGTGKTFTIAALYLRLLLGLGGSAAFPRPLTVEELLVVTFTEAATAELRGRIRSNIHELRIACLRETTDNPLYKRLLEEIDDKAQAAQWLLLAERQMDEAAVFTIHGFCQRMLNLNAFESGMLFEQQLIEDESLLRYQACADFWRRHCYPLPREIAQVVFETWKGPQALLRDINRYLQGEAPVIKAPPPDDETLASRHAQIVARIDAVKQQWRDAVGELDALIESSGIDRRKFNRSNQAKWIEKISAWAEEETNSYQLPESLEKFSQRFLEDRTKAGGETPRHPLFEAIDQLLAEPLSIRDLVITRALAEIRETVAREKRRRGELGFDDMLSRLDSALRSESGEVLAAAIRTRFPVAMIDEFQDTDPQQYRIFRRIWHHQPETALLLIGDPKQAIYAFRGADIFTYMKARSEVHAHYTLDTNWRSAPGMVNSVNKLFSQTDDAFMFREIPFIPVKSAGKNQALRFVFKGETQPAMKMWLMEGESCGVGDYQSTMAQVCAAQICDWLQAGQRGEALLMNGDDARPVRASDISVLVRSRQEAAQVRDALTLLEIPSVYLSNRDSVFETLEAQEMLWLLQAVMTPERENTLRSALATSMMGLNALDIETLNNDEHAWDAVVEEFDGYRQIWRKRGVMPMLRALMSARNIAENLLATAGGERRLTDILHISELLQEAGTQLESEHALVRWLSQHILEPDSNASSQQMRLESDKHLVQIVTIHKSKGLEYPLVWLPFITNFRVQDQAFYHDRHSFEAVLDLNAAPESVDLAEAERLAEDLRLLYVALTRSVWHCSLGVAPLVRRRGDKKGDTDVHQSALGRLLQKGEPQDAAGLRTCIEALCNDDIAWQTAQIGDNQPWQVNDALTAELNARTLQRLPGDNWRVTSYSGLQQRGHGIAQDLMPRLDVDAAGVVSVVEEPTLTPHQFPRGASPGTFLHSLFEDLDFTQPIDPNWVQEKLELGGFEPQWELVLTEWITAVLQAPLNETGVSLNQLSDRDKQVEMEFYLPISEPLIASQLDALIRQFDPLSAGCPPLEFMQVRGMLKGFIDLVFRHEGRYYLLDYKSNWLGEDSSAYTQQAMAAAMQAHRYDLQYQLYTLALHRYLRHRIADYDYERHFGGVIYLFLRGVDKEHPQQGIYATRPNAGLIDLMDEMFASMTLEEA from the coding sequence ATGAGTGATGTCGCCGAGACACTAGATCCTTTGCGCTTGCCCTTACAGGGCGAGCGCCTGATTGAAGCCTCTGCCGGCACAGGCAAAACCTTTACGATTGCGGCGCTCTATTTGCGCCTGTTACTTGGACTAGGCGGTTCTGCCGCCTTTCCCCGCCCGCTGACCGTTGAAGAACTGCTGGTGGTGACCTTTACCGAGGCTGCTACGGCAGAATTGCGTGGTCGTATCCGTAGCAATATCCACGAGTTGCGCATCGCCTGTCTGCGTGAAACCACCGACAATCCACTGTACAAACGCCTGCTGGAAGAGATCGACGATAAAGCGCAAGCCGCGCAGTGGTTGTTGTTAGCCGAGCGGCAGATGGATGAAGCGGCAGTCTTTACTATTCACGGCTTTTGCCAGCGCATGCTCAACCTGAATGCCTTTGAATCCGGCATGCTGTTTGAGCAGCAGCTGATTGAAGATGAGTCTCTGCTACGCTACCAGGCCTGCGCCGATTTCTGGCGTCGCCACTGCTACCCGCTGCCGCGTGAAATTGCCCAGGTCGTCTTTGAAACCTGGAAAGGGCCGCAGGCGTTGCTGCGCGATATTAATCGTTATCTGCAAGGCGAAGCGCCGGTTATCAAAGCACCGCCCCCCGATGATGAAACGCTGGCTTCCCGCCACGCGCAAATTGTGGCGCGTATTGATGCCGTAAAACAGCAGTGGCGCGACGCAGTGGGTGAACTGGATGCGCTGATCGAATCTTCTGGTATTGATCGACGCAAGTTTAACCGTAGCAATCAGGCTAAATGGATCGAGAAGATCAGCGCCTGGGCAGAAGAAGAGACCAACAGCTATCAGTTGCCGGAGTCGCTGGAAAAATTCTCTCAGCGTTTCTTAGAAGATCGCACGAAAGCCGGGGGGGAAACCCCGCGACATCCACTGTTTGAGGCGATCGATCAACTGCTTGCAGAACCATTGTCGATCCGCGATCTGGTGATCACTCGCGCATTGGCTGAGATCCGCGAAACAGTAGCGCGTGAAAAACGCCGCCGTGGCGAATTGGGTTTTGATGACATGTTAAGTCGGCTCGATTCCGCGCTGCGTAGTGAAAGCGGCGAGGTATTGGCAGCGGCGATCCGTACGCGATTCCCGGTGGCAATGATCGATGAATTTCAGGATACCGACCCCCAACAGTATCGAATTTTTCGCCGTATCTGGCACCATCAGCCGGAAACCGCATTGTTGCTGATTGGCGACCCGAAACAGGCCATATATGCATTCCGGGGTGCGGATATCTTCACTTATATGAAGGCGCGTAGCGAAGTTCATGCTCACTACACCTTAGATACCAACTGGCGTTCCGCACCGGGAATGGTGAACAGCGTTAACAAACTTTTCAGCCAGACTGATGACGCGTTCATGTTTCGTGAAATACCGTTTATTCCTGTGAAATCTGCCGGCAAAAATCAGGCGTTACGTTTTGTATTTAAAGGTGAAACGCAGCCTGCGATGAAAATGTGGCTGATGGAAGGCGAAAGCTGCGGCGTTGGCGACTATCAAAGTACCATGGCGCAGGTATGTGCTGCGCAAATCTGCGACTGGCTACAAGCCGGGCAACGCGGCGAAGCGTTGCTGATGAACGGCGACGATGCGCGTCCGGTGCGTGCTTCGGACATCAGTGTGCTGGTGCGCAGCCGCCAGGAGGCCGCTCAGGTGCGCGATGCCTTAACGCTGCTGGAAATCCCTTCCGTTTACCTTTCGAACCGCGACAGTGTTTTTGAAACTCTGGAAGCACAGGAGATGCTTTGGCTGTTGCAGGCGGTGATGACGCCCGAACGTGAGAACACCCTGCGCAGTGCGCTGGCAACGTCAATGATGGGGCTGAATGCGCTGGATATTGAAACGCTGAATAATGACGAACATGCGTGGGATGCGGTCGTCGAAGAGTTCGATGGTTATCGGCAAATCTGGCGCAAACGTGGCGTTATGCCGATGCTGCGGGCGCTGATGTCGGCGCGTAACATTGCAGAAAACTTGCTGGCAACGGCAGGCGGTGAGCGGCGTCTTACCGATATCTTGCATATCAGCGAACTGCTACAAGAAGCCGGAACGCAGCTGGAAAGTGAACATGCGCTGGTACGCTGGTTATCGCAACATATCCTCGAGCCAGACAGTAATGCCTCCAGCCAACAAATGCGCCTCGAAAGTGATAAACATCTGGTGCAGATTGTCACGATACACAAATCAAAAGGGCTGGAATATCCGCTGGTCTGGTTGCCATTTATTACCAATTTCCGCGTCCAGGATCAGGCGTTTTATCACGATCGCCACTCGTTTGAGGCCGTTCTGGATCTTAATGCTGCGCCAGAAAGCGTCGACCTCGCGGAGGCCGAACGTCTGGCGGAAGATCTGCGTTTGCTTTACGTGGCGCTGACGCGTTCGGTTTGGCATTGCAGTCTCGGCGTTGCACCGCTGGTGCGCCGTCGTGGCGATAAAAAAGGTGATACCGACGTCCACCAAAGTGCGCTCGGGCGTTTGCTGCAAAAAGGAGAACCGCAAGATGCGGCAGGGCTTCGTACCTGTATTGAAGCGTTGTGCAATGATGATATTGCCTGGCAAACGGCACAAATTGGTGATAACCAGCCCTGGCAGGTTAATGATGCATTAACTGCAGAACTGAATGCGAGGACGCTACAACGATTGCCCGGCGATAACTGGCGTGTCACCAGCTACTCCGGTTTGCAGCAGCGTGGTCACGGTATCGCTCAGGATCTGATGCCACGGCTGGATGTTGATGCCGCAGGCGTGGTCAGCGTCGTTGAAGAACCGACGTTAACACCGCATCAGTTCCCGCGCGGTGCGTCACCGGGGACATTCTTGCACAGTTTGTTTGAAGACCTCGATTTTACCCAGCCGATTGACCCGAACTGGGTACAGGAAAAACTGGAGCTCGGTGGCTTTGAACCGCAGTGGGAACTGGTGTTGACTGAGTGGATCACGGCTGTCCTCCAGGCACCTCTCAATGAAACGGGTGTTAGCCTGAATCAGCTTTCCGATCGCGATAAACAGGTGGAGATGGAGTTTTACCTGCCGATTAGTGAACCGCTTATCGCCAGCCAGCTTGATGCACTAATTCGCCAGTTTGACCCGCTATCCGCTGGCTGCCCGCCGCTGGAGTTCATGCAGGTACGTGGCATGTTAAAAGGCTTTATCGATCTGGTGTTCCGCCACGAAGGGCGTTATTACCTGCTCGACTATAAATCCAACTGGTTGGGTGAAGACAGTTCGGCTTACACCCAACAGGCTATGGCAGCGGCAATGCAGGCACACCGCTATGATCTGCAATATCAGCTTTATACCCTGGCGCTGCACCGTTATCTGCGCCATCGTATTGCTGATTACGACTATGAGCGCCACTTTGGCGGCGTTATTTATCTGTTCCTGCGTGGCGTTGATAAAGAACATCCGCAACAAGGGATCTACGCGACCCGACCCAACGCCGGGTTGATTGACCTGATGGATGAGATGTTTGCCAGTATGACCCTGGAGGAGGCGTAA
- the amiC gene encoding N-acetylmuramoyl-L-alanine amidase AmiC (Like AmiA, dependent on TAT (Twin-Arginine Translocation) system for export.), which translates to MSGSNTAISRRRLLQGAGAMWLLSVSQVSLAAVSQVVAVRVWPASSYTRVTVESNRQLKYKQFALSNPERVVVDIEDVNLNSVLKGMAAQIRADDPFIKSARVGQFDPQTVRMVFELKQNVKPQLFALAPVAGFKERLVMDLYPANAQDMQDPLLALLEDYNKGDLEKQVPPAQSGPQPGKAGRDRPIVIMLDPGHGGEDSGAVGKYKTREKDVVLQIARRLRSLIEKEGNMKVYMTRNEDIFIPLQVRVAKAQKQRADLFVSIHADAFTSRQPSGSSVFALSTKGATSTAAKYLAQTQNASDLIGGVSKSGDRYVDHTMFDMVQSLTIADSLKFGKAVLNKLGKINKLHKNQVEQAGFAVLKAPDIPSILVETAFISNVEEERKLKTATFQQEVAESILAGIKAYFADGATLARRG; encoded by the coding sequence ATGTCAGGATCCAACACTGCAATCAGCCGTCGTCGTTTACTGCAAGGCGCGGGTGCCATGTGGCTATTGAGCGTAAGTCAGGTCAGCCTGGCTGCGGTCAGCCAGGTCGTGGCGGTGCGCGTCTGGCCTGCGTCCAGCTACACCCGCGTGACGGTAGAATCAAATCGTCAGCTGAAATATAAGCAGTTCGCGTTGAGTAATCCTGAACGCGTGGTGGTGGATATCGAAGATGTAAACCTGAACTCGGTGCTCAAGGGGATGGCTGCGCAAATCCGCGCTGACGACCCGTTCATCAAGTCGGCGCGCGTCGGGCAATTTGACCCGCAAACCGTACGTATGGTTTTTGAATTAAAGCAAAACGTAAAACCGCAGCTGTTTGCCCTTGCGCCGGTCGCCGGGTTTAAAGAGCGTCTGGTGATGGACCTCTATCCGGCCAATGCACAGGATATGCAGGACCCGCTGCTGGCGCTGCTGGAGGATTACAACAAAGGCGACCTCGAAAAGCAGGTGCCGCCAGCACAAAGTGGTCCACAACCGGGTAAAGCTGGGCGGGATCGTCCGATTGTCATTATGCTTGACCCTGGCCACGGTGGCGAAGACTCCGGTGCGGTGGGGAAATACAAAACGCGCGAAAAAGACGTGGTATTGCAAATAGCTCGCCGTCTGCGCTCTCTGATCGAGAAAGAGGGCAATATGAAGGTGTACATGACGCGCAATGAAGACATCTTCATTCCGTTGCAAGTGCGCGTAGCAAAAGCCCAGAAACAGCGCGCTGACTTGTTTGTTTCTATCCATGCCGACGCCTTTACCAGTCGCCAGCCGAGCGGTTCCTCGGTGTTTGCGCTCTCAACCAAAGGCGCAACCAGTACTGCGGCAAAATATCTGGCACAAACCCAGAACGCCTCGGACTTGATTGGTGGCGTAAGCAAAAGCGGTGACCGCTATGTCGACCACACCATGTTCGATATGGTGCAGTCGCTGACCATTGCCGACAGCCTTAAGTTTGGTAAAGCGGTGCTGAATAAGCTCGGTAAAATCAACAAGCTGCATAAAAATCAAGTTGAACAGGCCGGGTTTGCCGTACTAAAGGCACCAGATATTCCCTCCATTCTGGTCGAAACGGCGTTTATCAGTAACGTTGAGGAAGAGCGTAAACTGAAAACGGCGACTTTCCAGCAGGAAGTTGCGGAGTCTATTCTTGCGGGAATTAAAGCGTATTTTGCCGATGGGGCGACGCTGGCGAGAAGGGGATAA
- a CDS encoding PTS transporter subunit EIIC, protein MKQKKAWSFFQSLGKAFMYPIALLSVCGMMLGLGSGLASDDMAKLIPFLAIPIIKTILDFIVSLGLFAFVNLPVLFAIAIPLGLLKDKEDKAYGAFSGLIGFMAMHLGTNFYLKQHDLLVVADQMSTHGQTIILGIQSYNTSVLGGIVAGLLVASMYKKIVNLRIPESLGFYSGPRLVPIITLIVMSGFGLIIPFIWPPFFNLFMLIGHWISTSGPVGYFFYAVAERVTIPFGLNHLVTSVFRFTPIGGSAVIGGEEYYGTLNMFMAYVKENAVIPLDLAGKMEQGKLMIQYGLAGAALAMYRTAHAQNRKAIKALLISGVLTVIIGGVSEPIEFLFLFVSPLLFVFHAFMNGFANMVLPYMGVKMGFTGDLIQFISFGVLRGTRTGWPIAVCVEVAYFFIYYFVFRWTILKFNLMTVGREESNPVTLNVHEDTAIADIPTPDKSELQAAEQMVKALGGKENIKSLDNCVTRLRLTIADMGLIDEVAIKRAGGIAVVKLDQNTLQVIIGTKVIALRRDMDNYMGIY, encoded by the coding sequence ATGAAACAAAAGAAAGCCTGGAGTTTTTTTCAGAGCCTGGGGAAGGCATTTATGTATCCCATTGCTCTGCTAAGTGTATGTGGCATGATGCTAGGGCTGGGAAGTGGTTTAGCCAGTGATGATATGGCAAAGTTAATTCCATTTCTGGCTATTCCAATAATTAAAACCATACTTGATTTCATTGTTAGTCTTGGTTTGTTTGCCTTTGTTAATTTACCTGTATTGTTTGCGATAGCGATTCCCTTAGGATTATTAAAAGATAAAGAGGATAAAGCCTATGGTGCTTTTTCTGGCTTAATTGGTTTTATGGCGATGCATCTGGGAACGAACTTTTATCTTAAACAGCACGACTTATTGGTCGTTGCTGACCAAATGTCGACACATGGGCAAACCATCATTCTGGGGATCCAGTCCTACAATACCAGCGTGTTGGGGGGAATTGTTGCTGGGTTATTAGTCGCCAGCATGTATAAAAAGATCGTTAATTTACGCATTCCAGAATCATTAGGTTTTTATAGCGGCCCACGTCTGGTGCCTATCATTACACTGATTGTGATGAGTGGATTTGGTCTGATCATTCCTTTTATCTGGCCGCCGTTTTTCAATCTTTTCATGCTCATTGGACACTGGATTTCAACTTCCGGTCCTGTTGGTTATTTCTTCTATGCAGTTGCCGAACGTGTGACGATTCCTTTTGGCTTAAACCATCTGGTGACGTCAGTTTTCCGCTTTACGCCAATCGGCGGTTCGGCTGTGATTGGCGGCGAAGAATATTACGGCACCCTGAACATGTTTATGGCATACGTTAAAGAGAATGCGGTCATTCCGCTGGATTTGGCGGGGAAAATGGAGCAGGGCAAACTGATGATTCAGTATGGTCTGGCTGGTGCCGCGCTGGCGATGTATCGCACTGCTCATGCTCAAAACAGAAAGGCTATCAAAGCATTGCTTATTTCCGGGGTGCTTACGGTGATTATTGGCGGCGTCAGCGAACCGATTGAGTTTCTGTTCTTATTTGTCAGTCCACTGCTGTTTGTCTTCCATGCCTTTATGAATGGATTCGCTAACATGGTTCTGCCATATATGGGCGTGAAGATGGGATTTACTGGCGATCTGATTCAATTTATTAGCTTTGGCGTATTGCGTGGCACAAGAACAGGTTGGCCGATCGCGGTGTGTGTCGAAGTGGCCTATTTCTTCATTTATTACTTTGTGTTCCGTTGGACCATTCTTAAATTTAACCTGATGACCGTAGGCCGTGAAGAGTCCAATCCTGTCACGCTGAACGTTCACGAAGATACGGCTATAGCGGATATCCCAACTCCTGATAAATCAGAGCTGCAAGCGGCGGAGCAGATGGTTAAGGCACTTGGTGGTAAAGAGAATATTAAGTCACTGGATAATTGCGTAACTCGTTTACGTTTAACAATCGCAGATATGGGATTGATTGACGAAGTTGCAATAAAAAGAGCTGGCGGGATTGCGGTTGTTAAACTTGATCAAAATACCCTACAAGTCATTATCGGCACTAAAGTCATCGCCCTGCGTCGGGATATGGATAACTATATGGGGATATACTGA